The Tripterygium wilfordii isolate XIE 37 chromosome 4, ASM1340144v1, whole genome shotgun sequence genome has a window encoding:
- the LOC119996795 gene encoding serine/arginine repetitive matrix protein 1 — translation MPRRHYSPAASLLPLPLLIILLPTIALILLLSLLFFSSHVLRPNSVKKGWDSLNVLLVLVAVLCGIFARRNEDEPTVDEGNTSSSSSYSIDQKTTRNSVMNDWIGDRYYNTRPGTGTGTGRLKRNSSSYPDLRQESAWETSDNQFRFFDDFDLSKYRSPEEDSLNFHSHRRQGSEIQDGLKDIPVDTFVLRSSTSKPSPSKAPAPPPPPPPPPPPSARHQKQRRANTSIGQRRKVENAGDQCDARLEEIKSPPPTPPPPPPRPPPPVATLKTEQKYSKSGRKMSNARKEIKMALASLYSQTKGKKKLKRKSPSDDYSNHAPEEPAYSTRPPPSPPPPPPPPPPPPSIFHNLFRKGSKSKRIHSFSAPPPPPPPPPRSSKPKSQTRTPPPPPKAPPTLPPESSRRRSTGSTGRPPLPTRTDQFYDETVNNGGQSPLIPMPPPPPPFEMPKTKFVIRGGFVRVQSTHSSRCSSPELDDLDVSSSNGNPDTVNESDRMTASAFCPSPDVNVKADTFIARLRDGWRLEKMNSVKENRNLGRGPGPDPGPSMHW, via the coding sequence ATGCCTCGCCGTCACTACTCGCCGGCGGCTTCGCTTCTTCCTCTGCCACTTCTTATCATTCTCTTGCCTACAATTGCTTTGATTCTTTTACTCTCTCTTCTGTTCTTCTCATCTCATGTTCTTCGTCCAAATTCAGTAAAGAAGGGTTGGGACTCACTCAATGTGTTATTAGTATTGGTTGCTGTTCTTTGTGGCATTTTCGCTAGAAGAAACGAAGATGAACCCACCGTCGATGAAGGTAAtacgtcgtcgtcgtcgtcgtacTCGATTGATCAAAAGACGACACGAAATTCGGTTATGAATGACTGGATTGGTGATCGGTACTATAATACAAGACCCGGAACCGGTACTGGTACAGGTCGGTTGAAGAGGAACAGTAGCTCGTATCCGGATCTGAGACAAGAATCGGCTTGGGAAACCAGTGATAACCAGTTCAGGTTCTTTGATGACTTCGATTTAAGTAAATATCGGTCACCGGAGGAGGATAGTTTAAATTTTCATTCCCATCGGAGACAGGGAAGTGAAATTCAAGACGGGCTTAAGGATATTCCAGTGGATACTTTTGTGCTTCGTTCTTCTACTTCTAAACCGTCGCCGTCGAAGGCTCCAGcgccgccgccaccaccacctcctccgcCGCCACCGTCTGCAAGACATCAGAAGCAGAGAAGAGCTAATACGTCTATTGGCCAAAGACGGAAGGTTGAGAATGCGGGTGATCAATGTGATGCCAGATTGGAGGAGATCAAATCTCCACCACCAACGCCACCTCCGCCACCGCCTCGGCCACCACCACCAGTTGCGACTCTTAAAACAGAGCAGAAGTACTCGAAAAGTGGACGGAAAATGAGTAATGCAAGGAAGGAGATAAAGATGGCTTTGGCTTCACTTTACAGTCAAACAAAGGGGAAGAAGAAGCTGAAAAGAAAAAGCCCATCGGATGATTATTCCAATCACGCTCCAGAAGAGCCAGCTTATTCCACAAGACCGCCACCATCGCCTCCACCTCCGCCCCCTCCGCCACCACCTCCGCCATCAATCTTTCATAATCTATTCAGAAAAGGCAGCAAAAGTAAGAGAATTCACTCTTTCtctgcaccaccaccaccgccgccTCCACCTCCACGGTCGTCAAAACCTAAGAGCCAAACTCGgacgccaccaccaccaccgaagGCTCCACCAACTCTTCCACCGGAATCATCCCGTCGGCGATCTACCGGCTCAACCGGGCGGCCTCCATTGCCAACAAGGACCGACCAGTTCTATGATGAAACAGTGAATAACGGAGGACAGTCTCCGTTAATTCCGATGCCGCCTCCGCCTCCACCTTTCGAAATGCCAAAAACAAAATTCGTTATTCGTGGGGGTTTTGTTAGGGTACAGAGCACTCACAGCTCAAGGTGTAGCTCTCCCGAGTTGGACGATCTTGATGTCTCATCTAGTAACGGAAACCCCGATACGGTCAACGAAAGCGATCGAATGACAGCGTCCGCCTTCTGTCCGAGCCCTGATGTGAATGTTAAAGCTGATACCTTCATTGCTAGGCTGAGAGATGGGTGGAGACTCGAGAAGATGAATTCCGTGAAGGAGAACCGCAATTTGGGCCGTGGACCAGGCCCAGACCCAGGCCCATCAATGCATTGGTAG
- the LOC119997699 gene encoding glycerophosphocholine acyltransferase 1-like, protein MSSNDEALVETNGDSFDKVKRRFKDPSKKVVQTKEILSKQAVHTKEILSKQAVKFAKQAEEHERFINKVTHLFGVLAFGGFCFLLGARPQDIPYVYCLFYVIFVPLRWIYYRFKKWHYYLLDFCYYANTIFVVHLLLYPKNEKLFMVCFSFAEGPLAWALIVWRCSLVFNSVDKLVSVLIHLLPGLVFFTIRWWNPETFAAMHPEGTSHRFSWPYVEDKSYLLTWLFLVPLVAYSLWQALYFLIVNVLRRQRLLRDPEVMTSYRELSKKAQKANNLWWRLSASLGDQNRMLMFILLQAVFTVATMALTVPIFLSYELHLIFQFLKVSAAVWNGGSFLLEVMPKQVILKEKKKSEMQPAQAQQDEPSAGMENTIQTNGSAEVSVS, encoded by the exons ATGTCGAGCAACGATGAGGCTTTGGTGGAGACAAATGGGGATTCGTTTGACAAGGTGAAGAGGAGATTCAAGGATCCATCGAAG AAAGTGGTGCAAACCAAGGAGATTTTGTCCAAACAAGCGGTTCATACGAAGGAGATTCTATCAAAACAGGCGGTTAAATTTGCCAAGCAAGCTGAGGAACATGAGAGATTTATTAACAAG GTGACTcatctttttggtgttcttgcgTTTGGAGGATTTTGCTTTCTGTTGGGAGCAA GACCCCAAGATATTCCATATGTATACTGTTTGTTCTATGTCATATTTGTTCCTCTTCGATGGATATACTATCGGTTCAAGAAGTGGCATTACTATCTTCTG GATTTCTGCTACTATGCAAATACAATCTTCGTGGTTCACCTTCTACTATATCCAAAGAACGAAAAGCTTTTCATGGTCTGCTTTTCGTTTGCCGAG GGGCCGTTAGCTTGGGCACTGATTGTTTGGCGTTGTAGCTTGGTTTTTAATTCAGTTGACAAGCTTGTTAGTGTCCTTATCCATCTTTTACCTG gACTAGTTTTTTTCACCATTCGATGGTGGAATCCTGAGACTTTTGCAGCCATGCACCCTGAAGGAACTTCTCACCGCTTTTCATGGCCATACGTCGAAGATAAATCCTATCTGCTCACATGGCTTTTTCTGGTTCCTTTAGTTGCTTACTCGCTGTGGCAGGCTCTATATTTTCTCATTGTCAATGTCCTGCGTCGACAGAGACTGTTGAGAGATCCTGAAGTAATGACTTCATacag GGAGCTCTCCAAGAAAGCGCAGAAGGCAAACAATCTTTGGTGGCGCTTAAGTGCTTCACTTGGGGACCAGAATCGCATGTTAATGTTCATTCTGCTGCAAGCTGTTTTTACTGTGGCTACCATGGCACTCACAGTCCCTATCTTCTTATCATATGAGCTGCATTTGATTTTCCAATTTCTCAAGGTTTCTGCTGCCGTATGGAATGGTGGAAGCTTTCTGTTGGAGGTGATGCCAAAGCAGGTGATtctgaaagagaagaagaaatccGAAATGCAGCCGGCACAAGCTCAGCAAGATGAACCCTCTGCTGGGATGGAAAATACAATCCAGACCAACGGTTCCGCTGAAGTCTCTGTTTCTTGA
- the LOC119997204 gene encoding mitogen-activated protein kinase kinase 2-like, with translation MVKGNLNSTLNLKLSLPSPDEASFAKFLTQSGTFRDGDLLVNRDGVRIISQTETDAPPPIRASDNQLTLADVDTIKVIGKGNGGVVQLVQHKWTGQFFALKVIQMSIEESTRKQIAQELKINQSSQCPFVVVCYQSFYDNGTISIILEYMDGGSLADFLKKVKTIPEPYLAAICKQVLMGLLYLHHEKHIIHRDLKPSNILINHRGEVKITDFGVSAVLTSTSGQANTFVGTYNYMSPERIIGENYGYKSDIWSLGLLLLECATGKFPYTPPEQDEGWNNFYELMEAVVEHPPPSAPSNQFSQEFCSFISACVQKDPKDRLPAQELLNHQFLSMYEDLHIDLSSYFTNVGSPLATF, from the exons aTGGTGAAGGGAAATTTAAACTCTACTCTTAATCTCAAgctttctcttccttctcccgACGAGGCCTCCTTCGCTAAGTTCCT GACCCAAAGCGGTACGTTTAGGGATGGTGATCTGCTCGTTAATAGGGATGGAGTTCGAATTATTTCTCAGACTGAAACCGATGCT CCTCCTCCTATTCGGGCATCAGATAACCAACTTACCTTAGCAGATGTAGACACAATCAAAGTCATTGGGAAGGGAAATGGTGGAGTTGTGCAATTGGTGCAACATAAATGGACAGGCCAGTTTTTCGCATTAAAG GTAATCCAAATGAGCATTGAGGAATCCACTCGCAAGCAGATTGCTCAGGAATTGAAGATCAACCAATCATCACAATGtccatttgttgttgtttgttACCAGTCTTTCTACGATAATGGTACCATTTCTATTATCTTAGAGTATATGGATGGTGGATCTCTCGCAGATTTTCTGAAAAAAGTCAAGACAATTCCAGAACCATATCTTGCCGCTATCTGTAAACAG GTGCTTATGGGTTTGCTTTATCTtcatcatgaaaagcacattaTCCATAGGGACCTAAAACCTTCTAATATACTAATAAATCATAGAGGGGAAGTCAAAATTACTGATTTTGGAGTGAGTGCAGTGTTGACAAGTACCTCAGGGCAGGCAAATACCTTTGTAGGGACGTACAACTATATGTCT CCCGAGAGAATTATTGGAGAAAACTATGGCTACAAAAGTGACATATGGAGTTTGGGGTTACTATTGCTCGAGTGTGCAACAGGGAAGTTCCCATATACACCCCCAGAGCAAGATGAAGGATGGAATAATTTTTATGAACTTATGGAAGCCGTTGTTGAGCACCCACCACCTTCTGCACCTTCCAACCAATTTTCTCAGGAGTTCTGCTCATTCATATCCGCATG TGTGCAGAAAGACCCAAAAGATAGACTGCCAGCACAGGAACTTCTG AATCATCAATTCCTAAGTATGTATGAAGACTTGCATATAGATCTCTCATCTTACTTCACCAATGTAGGCTCTCCTCTCGCAACCTTTTAA
- the LOC119997205 gene encoding pre-mRNA cleavage factor Im 25 kDa subunit 1-like, with product MADESAMAVPVMVNHSNSIANHENGLDHRPQSSVSVIDIYPLSCYYFGSKEALPFKEETLADRVRRLKLNHDAHGLRTCVEAVMLVELFKHPHLLLLQVRNSIFKLPGGRLRPGESDIDGLRRKLSRKLSVGEDGSGLDWEVGECLGMWWRADYETLLYPYLPPNLRSPKECTKLFLVKLPESRKFIVPKTQKLLAVPLCQIHENHKTYGSVISGVPQLLSKFSFNIIDS from the exons ATGGCAGATGAGTCTGCGATGGCTGTGCCTGTCATGGTAAACCACAGCAACAGTATTGCTAATCATGAAAATGGCCTCGATCATCGTCCTCAAAGCAGTGTGAGCGTGATAGACATATATCCGCTCAGTTGTTACTATTTTGGATCCAAAGAGGCTCTCCCTTTCAAGGAGGAGACCTTGGCTGATCGAGTTCGGAGATTGAAATTGAA CCATGATGCTCATGGATTGAGGACTTGTGTGGAAGCAGTTATGCTG GTCGAGTTGTTTAAGCATCCGCATCTGTTGCTGTTACAAGTGAGAAATTCCATCTTTAAGCTTCCTGGTGGTCGTTTGAGACCAGGTGAATCAG ATATTGACGGACTGAGACGCAAATTGTCAAGAAAGCTTTCTGTCGGTGAAGATGGTAGTGGTCTTGATTGGGAG GTGGGGGAATGTCTTGGTATGTGGTGGAGGGCTGACTATGAAACTTTGCTGTATCCATACCTGCCTCCTAATTTAAGAAGTCCTAAG GAGTGCACGAAACTCTTCCTGGTAAAGTTGCCTGAGAGTCGAAAATTCATTGTGCCAAAAACCCAAAAGTTGCTTGCTGTTCCATTGTGCCAGATTCATGAAAATCACAAG ACATATGGATCGGTAATATCAGGAGTCCCACAGCTGCTATCCAAGTTTTCCTTCAACATTATTGACTCTTGA
- the LOC119997399 gene encoding UBP1-associated proteins 1C, with translation MVWFQCEDCGENLKKPKLPNHFRICSAFKFSCIDCGVTFDQQNVQGHTQCITEAEKYGPKGDGKTSNGVTAKPKADAKQQSDVDIHVGLSERPPWFCSLCNTQATSRQTLLLHADGKKHRAKARAFHAAKQPKQDVFAPDTNVPAENTLKSAPPPDKQVEGQKTPVTAGAVCIDHEVHDGDAPSKKKRKLDAIQRNGAAEKSGDDSSGEVGNGEVIQVEKANISSSFKEENKKKIKWKKLITSALKSDSNGVLKMRKLRKHVLRSLRESGITDDEAQLMEKLEQKMSSSSKFIVDNEYVRLAVKA, from the exons ATGGTGTGGTTTCAGTGTGAAGACTGTGGCGAGAACCTCAAGAAGCCAAAGTTGCCTAATCACTTCAGGATTTGCTCTGCCTTCAAG TTTTCGTGCATTGATTGTGGGGTGACATTCGATCAGCAAAACGTTCAGGGCCACACACAGTGCATTACAGAGGCG GAGAAATATGGTCCAAAAGGTGATGGGAAAACCTCAAATGGTGTGACTGCTAAGCCCAAAGCTGATGCGAAGCAGCAATCAGATGTTGATATTCATGTTGGGTTATCTGAGCGACCGCCATGGTTCTGTAG CCTGTGTAATACTCAAGCTACTAGTAGGCAGACCTTACTTCTTCACGCTGATGGAAAGAAGCACAGAGCAAAGGCACGGGCTTTTCATGCTGCTAAACAGCCCAAACAGGATGTATTTGCTCCAGATACAAATGTTCCAGCTGAAAACACTCTGAAGAGTGCACCACCCCCCGATAAACAAGTTGAGGGACAGAAAACTCCAGTTACAGCTGGAGCTGTGTGTATTGATCATGAAGTTCATGATGGAGACGCTccatcaaagaaaaagagaaaacttGATGCAATTCAGAGAAATGGTGCTGCAGAAAAATCTGGAGATGATAGTTCAGGTGAAGTAGGCAATGGGGAGGTGATTCAAGTTGAAAAGGCAAATATATCCAGCTCTTTCaaggaagaaaacaagaagaaaataaagtggAAAAAGTTGATCACTTCAGCTTTGAAATCC GATTCGAATGGAGTTCTGAAGATGAGGAAACTAAGAAAACATGTTCTGAGGAGTCTTCGGGAATCTGGCATCACAGATGACGAAGCACAACTCATGGAAAAACTTGAGCAAAAG ATGAGCTCTAGCTCCAAATTTATAGTAGATAACGAGTATGTACGTCTGGCAGTCAAAGCATAA
- the LOC119997203 gene encoding protein phosphatase 2C 77 isoform X2, with the protein MEERSTAVTCPIRLSDISGYKRVSNRAILFRNLAGQPNPPYESISCKCKGDGRISISADEGKDRGGAILSDMVTEDEKRLGKTSSLGSNTTFYVSISADVEDSNGFDESDLKPSSMLQAKKIGRNGGLSVFELDSVALWGCISICGRRSEMEDAAAAVPQFLQIPADMLMDDHVLNGMKWDSSKLPSQFFAVYDGHGGCQVANYCRERLHLALAEEIELGKTSSCDGTIKHNWQEQWRKAFSRCFLKVDVEVGAPRGIDGSKTDGCEANLKPVAPETVGSTAVVAIICPTYIIVANCGDSRAVLCRGKTPLPLSIDHKPDREDELARIEATGGKVIRWNGSRVFGVLAMSRSIGDRYLKPWIIPHPEVMFVHREKQDECLILASDGLWDVVTNEQASDIARRRILLWHKKNGDSPSPTAERDEGTDPAAQAAAEYLSRLALQRGSKDNITVIVVDLKAQRKFKKKN; encoded by the exons ATGGAAGAGAGATCAACAGCAGTTACTTGTCCAATTAGACTAAGTGATATTTCTGGGTATAAAAGGGTTTCAAACAGGGCAATCTTGTTTCGGAACCTTGCAGGGCAGCCAAATCCGCCTTATGAGTCCATTTCCTGCAAATGTAAAGGTGATGGTAGAATATCAATATCTGCTGATGAAGGGAAAGATAGAGGAGGAGCCATTTTGTCTGATATGGTCACTGAAGATGAGAAGAGACTTGGTAAAACCAGTAGTCTAGGAAGCAATACTACTTTTTATGTTTCTA TTTCTGCAGATGTTGAGGATAGCAATGGCTTTGATGAGTCTGATTTGAAACCATCTTCTATGCTTCAAGCAAAGAAGATCGGTAGAAATGGCGGCCTGAGTGTTTTTGAATTGGATAGTGTAGCCCTTTGGGGGTGCATTTCAATATGCGGAAGAAGATCAGAGATGGAAGATGCTGCTGCGGCCGTCCCACAATTTTTGCAGATACCTGCTGATATGCTAATGGATGATCATGTTCTCAATGGGATGAAATGGGATTCAAGTAAGTTACCTTCCCAGTTCTTTGCTGTTTATGATGGACATGGAGGATGTCAG GTTGCTAATTATTGTCGTGAACGACTGCATTTGGCTTTGGCGGAGGAGATAGAACTGGGAAAAACGAGCTCGTGTGATGGAACAATCAAGCACAATTGGCAGGAGCAGTGGAGGAAAGCCTTCTCTAGATGCTTTCTGAAAGTTGATGTCGAGGTTGGCGCTCCTAGAGGCATAGATGGAAGCAAGACTGATGGCTGTGAGGCTAATCTTAAACCTGTAGCTCCCGAAACTGTCGGTTCTACAGCAGTAGTGGCCATCATTTGTCCAACCTACATCATAGTTGCAAACTGTGGAGATTCAAGAGCAGTCTTGTGTCGTGGAAAAACACCTTTACCGCTATCAATTGACCACAAA cCAGATAGAGAGGATGAACTTGCAAGAATCGAGGCCACAGGAGGAAAGGTCATACGATGGAATGGATCTCGTGTATTCGGAGTCCTTGCGATGTcaaggtctattg GGGATAGGTACTTGAAACCATGGATCATACCACATCCAGAGGTGATGTTTGTTCATCGAGAAAAACAGGATGAGTGCCTTATTCTAGCCAGCGACGGTTTATGGGATGTTGTGACGAACGAGCAGGCCAGTGACATTGCCCGGAGGAGAATCCTTCTTTGGCACAAAAAGAATGGTGATTCCCCTTCCCCCACCGCAGAAAGGGACGAGGGAACTGATCCTGCAGCTCAAGCTGCAGCAGAGTACCTCTCGAGGCTTGCTCTCCAAAGAGGAAGCAAAGACAATATCACTGTAATTGTGGTGGACTTGAAAGCTCAAAGaaagttcaagaaaaaaaactaa
- the LOC119997203 gene encoding protein phosphatase 2C 77 isoform X3, with product MEERSTAVTCPIRLSDISGYKRVSNRAILFRNLAGQPNPPYESISCKCKGDGRISISADEGKDRGGAILSDMVTEDEKRLGKTSSLGSNTTFYVSNVEDSNGFDESDLKPSSMLQAKKIGRNGGLSVFELDSVALWGCISICGRRSEMEDAAAAVPQFLQIPADMLMDDHVLNGMKWDSSKLPSQFFAVYDGHGGCQVANYCRERLHLALAEEIELGKTSSCDGTIKHNWQEQWRKAFSRCFLKVDVEVGAPRGIDGSKTDGCEANLKPVAPETVGSTAVVAIICPTYIIVANCGDSRAVLCRGKTPLPLSIDHKPDREDELARIEATGGKVIRWNGSRVFGVLAMSRSIGDRYLKPWIIPHPEVMFVHREKQDECLILASDGLWDVVTNEQASDIARRRILLWHKKNGDSPSPTAERDEGTDPAAQAAAEYLSRLALQRGSKDNITVIVVDLKAQRKFKKKN from the exons ATGGAAGAGAGATCAACAGCAGTTACTTGTCCAATTAGACTAAGTGATATTTCTGGGTATAAAAGGGTTTCAAACAGGGCAATCTTGTTTCGGAACCTTGCAGGGCAGCCAAATCCGCCTTATGAGTCCATTTCCTGCAAATGTAAAGGTGATGGTAGAATATCAATATCTGCTGATGAAGGGAAAGATAGAGGAGGAGCCATTTTGTCTGATATGGTCACTGAAGATGAGAAGAGACTTGGTAAAACCAGTAGTCTAGGAAGCAATACTACTTTTTATGTTTCTA ATGTTGAGGATAGCAATGGCTTTGATGAGTCTGATTTGAAACCATCTTCTATGCTTCAAGCAAAGAAGATCGGTAGAAATGGCGGCCTGAGTGTTTTTGAATTGGATAGTGTAGCCCTTTGGGGGTGCATTTCAATATGCGGAAGAAGATCAGAGATGGAAGATGCTGCTGCGGCCGTCCCACAATTTTTGCAGATACCTGCTGATATGCTAATGGATGATCATGTTCTCAATGGGATGAAATGGGATTCAAGTAAGTTACCTTCCCAGTTCTTTGCTGTTTATGATGGACATGGAGGATGTCAG GTTGCTAATTATTGTCGTGAACGACTGCATTTGGCTTTGGCGGAGGAGATAGAACTGGGAAAAACGAGCTCGTGTGATGGAACAATCAAGCACAATTGGCAGGAGCAGTGGAGGAAAGCCTTCTCTAGATGCTTTCTGAAAGTTGATGTCGAGGTTGGCGCTCCTAGAGGCATAGATGGAAGCAAGACTGATGGCTGTGAGGCTAATCTTAAACCTGTAGCTCCCGAAACTGTCGGTTCTACAGCAGTAGTGGCCATCATTTGTCCAACCTACATCATAGTTGCAAACTGTGGAGATTCAAGAGCAGTCTTGTGTCGTGGAAAAACACCTTTACCGCTATCAATTGACCACAAA cCAGATAGAGAGGATGAACTTGCAAGAATCGAGGCCACAGGAGGAAAGGTCATACGATGGAATGGATCTCGTGTATTCGGAGTCCTTGCGATGTcaaggtctattg GGGATAGGTACTTGAAACCATGGATCATACCACATCCAGAGGTGATGTTTGTTCATCGAGAAAAACAGGATGAGTGCCTTATTCTAGCCAGCGACGGTTTATGGGATGTTGTGACGAACGAGCAGGCCAGTGACATTGCCCGGAGGAGAATCCTTCTTTGGCACAAAAAGAATGGTGATTCCCCTTCCCCCACCGCAGAAAGGGACGAGGGAACTGATCCTGCAGCTCAAGCTGCAGCAGAGTACCTCTCGAGGCTTGCTCTCCAAAGAGGAAGCAAAGACAATATCACTGTAATTGTGGTGGACTTGAAAGCTCAAAGaaagttcaagaaaaaaaactaa
- the LOC119996391 gene encoding uncharacterized protein LOC119996391 — MDQNVGPDPEYNEGLRSGLELVKSGSDKHLDLLRPSARYSSLFKGQATDHERGKYTLIRDPEDFQAGIYDKPLPCFGCGIGWFSFLLGFAFPLMWYYATILYFGNYYRKDPRERAGLAASAIAAMACSVALLIIVVCYYNVG, encoded by the exons ATGGATCAGA ATGTTGGTCCTGATCCTGAGTACAATGAAGGATTGAGAAGCGGcctagagttggtgaaatcagGGTCTGATAAGCATCTTGACCTTCTGAGGCCATCTGCAAGATATTCTTCATTATTCAAAG GGCAAGCAACAGATCATGAAAGGGGCAAGTATACCCTTATTAGGGATCCGGAGGACTTCCAAGCTGGGATTTATGACAAACCTCTTCCATGCTTTGGTTGTGGAATTGGATGGTTTTC TTTTCTTTTAGGATTTGCATTTCCTCTTATGTGGTATTATGCTACTATTCTTTATTTTGGAAATTACTACCGCAAGGATCCTAGGGAACGAGCAGGCCTTGCTGCCTCTGCAATTGCT GCAATGGCGTGTTCGGTTGCATTGTTGATCATAGTAGTCTGCTATTACAACGTTGGCTGA
- the LOC119997203 gene encoding protein phosphatase 2C 77 isoform X1, with protein MEERSTAVTCPIRLSDISGYKRVSNRAILFRNLAGQPNPPYESISCKCKGDGRISISADEGKDRGGAILSDMVTEDEKRLGKTSSLGSNTTFYVSSEPPNTNFREPVVELEPLKDIIAVSADVEDSNGFDESDLKPSSMLQAKKIGRNGGLSVFELDSVALWGCISICGRRSEMEDAAAAVPQFLQIPADMLMDDHVLNGMKWDSSKLPSQFFAVYDGHGGCQVANYCRERLHLALAEEIELGKTSSCDGTIKHNWQEQWRKAFSRCFLKVDVEVGAPRGIDGSKTDGCEANLKPVAPETVGSTAVVAIICPTYIIVANCGDSRAVLCRGKTPLPLSIDHKPDREDELARIEATGGKVIRWNGSRVFGVLAMSRSIGDRYLKPWIIPHPEVMFVHREKQDECLILASDGLWDVVTNEQASDIARRRILLWHKKNGDSPSPTAERDEGTDPAAQAAAEYLSRLALQRGSKDNITVIVVDLKAQRKFKKKN; from the exons ATGGAAGAGAGATCAACAGCAGTTACTTGTCCAATTAGACTAAGTGATATTTCTGGGTATAAAAGGGTTTCAAACAGGGCAATCTTGTTTCGGAACCTTGCAGGGCAGCCAAATCCGCCTTATGAGTCCATTTCCTGCAAATGTAAAGGTGATGGTAGAATATCAATATCTGCTGATGAAGGGAAAGATAGAGGAGGAGCCATTTTGTCTGATATGGTCACTGAAGATGAGAAGAGACTTGGTAAAACCAGTAGTCTAGGAAGCAATACTACTTTTTATGTTTCTAGTGAGCCTCCTAACACAAATTTCAGAGAACCAGTTGTTGAGTTAGAGCCTTTGAAAGATATAATTGCAGTTTCTGCAGATGTTGAGGATAGCAATGGCTTTGATGAGTCTGATTTGAAACCATCTTCTATGCTTCAAGCAAAGAAGATCGGTAGAAATGGCGGCCTGAGTGTTTTTGAATTGGATAGTGTAGCCCTTTGGGGGTGCATTTCAATATGCGGAAGAAGATCAGAGATGGAAGATGCTGCTGCGGCCGTCCCACAATTTTTGCAGATACCTGCTGATATGCTAATGGATGATCATGTTCTCAATGGGATGAAATGGGATTCAAGTAAGTTACCTTCCCAGTTCTTTGCTGTTTATGATGGACATGGAGGATGTCAG GTTGCTAATTATTGTCGTGAACGACTGCATTTGGCTTTGGCGGAGGAGATAGAACTGGGAAAAACGAGCTCGTGTGATGGAACAATCAAGCACAATTGGCAGGAGCAGTGGAGGAAAGCCTTCTCTAGATGCTTTCTGAAAGTTGATGTCGAGGTTGGCGCTCCTAGAGGCATAGATGGAAGCAAGACTGATGGCTGTGAGGCTAATCTTAAACCTGTAGCTCCCGAAACTGTCGGTTCTACAGCAGTAGTGGCCATCATTTGTCCAACCTACATCATAGTTGCAAACTGTGGAGATTCAAGAGCAGTCTTGTGTCGTGGAAAAACACCTTTACCGCTATCAATTGACCACAAA cCAGATAGAGAGGATGAACTTGCAAGAATCGAGGCCACAGGAGGAAAGGTCATACGATGGAATGGATCTCGTGTATTCGGAGTCCTTGCGATGTcaaggtctattg GGGATAGGTACTTGAAACCATGGATCATACCACATCCAGAGGTGATGTTTGTTCATCGAGAAAAACAGGATGAGTGCCTTATTCTAGCCAGCGACGGTTTATGGGATGTTGTGACGAACGAGCAGGCCAGTGACATTGCCCGGAGGAGAATCCTTCTTTGGCACAAAAAGAATGGTGATTCCCCTTCCCCCACCGCAGAAAGGGACGAGGGAACTGATCCTGCAGCTCAAGCTGCAGCAGAGTACCTCTCGAGGCTTGCTCTCCAAAGAGGAAGCAAAGACAATATCACTGTAATTGTGGTGGACTTGAAAGCTCAAAGaaagttcaagaaaaaaaactaa